One region of Zingiber officinale cultivar Zhangliang chromosome 7B, Zo_v1.1, whole genome shotgun sequence genomic DNA includes:
- the LOC122004367 gene encoding axial regulator YABBY 5-like, whose translation MATQALPHDQHICYVQCIFCNTILVVCVPGNSLANNSIVTVKCGHCSSLLSVNMGALLQTLTFHDHFQKQNMASHRGKRMEHGSPSKSTRPSFLYTMPKDQKQMLQPPPEKRQRVPSMYNRFIKEEIQRIKANNPDISHREAFSTAAKNWAHLPHIHFGLTLDSNKQKETDEAIMAAPASQQLDHENFF comes from the exons ATGGCAACGCAAGCTTTACCTCATGATCAGCATATTTGCTATGTCCAGTGCATCTTCTGCAACACCATCCTTGTG GTTTGTGTTCCAGGAAACAGCTTGGCCAACAATAGCATTGTGACAGTAAAATGTGGACATTGCTCAAGCCTTCTCTCTGTGAACATGGGAGCCTTGCTTCAAACACTCACTTTTCATGATCATTTTCAG AAACAAAACATGGCGTCTCATAGAGGGAAAAGGATGGAACATGGTTCGCCTTCCAAAAGCACAAGGCCTTCCTTTCTGTACACAATGCCAAAGGATCAAAAACAAATGCTCCAGCCGC CACCTGAGAAGAGACAACGTGTTCCTTCTATGTATAACAGGTTTATCAA AGAGGAAATACAAAGGATAAAGGCAAACAATCCAGACATCAGCCACAGAGAAGCTTTTAGTACTGCagcaaaaaat TGGGCTCACCTTCCTCACATTCATTTTGGGTTAAcgttggatagcaataagcaaaAGGAGACCGATGAAGCCATTATGGCTGCACCAGCAAGCCAACAATTAGACCATGAGAACTTCTTCTGa
- the LOC122005809 gene encoding calcium-dependent protein kinase 10-like — MGNLCVVPSFSKSGFFQSLSAILWRNRSKQDALPVSNGKGQKGEASLPSPLPCPAEPVVEAPQLIKIQENGAKPAPIRSSTDRPDRPTHAKRGSSVAGLQVDFVLKRQTENLKNLYSLGKKLGQGQFGTTYLCVEKASGKEFACKSILKRKLTMEEDVEDVRREIQIMHHLAGHPNVISIKEAYEDAVAVHVVMELCAGGELFDRIIQKGHYTERKAAELARVIVGVVEACHSMGVMHRDLKPENFLFVNQLEDAPLKTIDFGLSIFFRPGEIFTDVVGSPYYVAPEVLKKRYGQEADVWSAGVIIYILLSGVPPFWAETEQGIFEEVLHGNVDFQSDPWPSISESVKDLIKGMLVRDPKQRLSAHQVLCHPWVQTDGVAPDRPLDSAVLSRLKQFSAMNKLKKMAIRVIVEHLSEDEIVGLREMFKMIDTDNSGQITFEELKVGLERVGANLKESEIYALMQAADVDNSGTIDYGEFVAATLHLNKIEREDHLFKAFSYFDKDGSGYITQDELQQACEEFGIADVKLEDMIKEVDQDNDGRIDYNEFVAMMHKGNNGLDKKGMQANISIGFRDALKIG, encoded by the exons ATGGGGAATCTGTGTGTCGTCCCAAGCTTCTCCAAGAGTGGATTCTTCCAATCCTTGTCCGCTATTCTGTGGCGCAACCGATCGAAGCAAGACGCTCTTCCTGTTTCCAATGGAAAGGGGCAGAAAGGCGAGGCATCCTTGCCCTCGCCCTTGCCCTGCCCAGCTGAACCAGTCGTCGAAGCGCCCCAACTAATCAAGATCCAGGAGAACGGGGCAAAGCCGGCGCCCATTCGATCATCGACAGATCGACCCGATAGGCCCACCCATGCGAAGAGAGGTTCCAGTGTCGCCGGACTGCAAGTCGACTTCGTGCTTAAGCGCCAAACCGAGAACTTGAAGAACCTCTACAGCTTAGGCAAGAAGCTTGGACAGGGACAATTTGGCACGACATATCTATGCGTAGAGAAGGCGAGCGGAAAGGAGTTTGCTTGCAAGTCCATTCTGAAGAGGAAGTTGACAATGGAGGAGGATGTGGAGGATGTGAGGAGGGAGATCCAGATAATGCATCACTTGGCTGGCCACCCAAATGTGATCTCAATCAAGGAGGCTTATGAAGACGCAGTGGCTGTTCATGTTGTGATGGAGCTCTGTGCAGGCGGTGAATTGTTTGATAGAATCATTCAAAAGGGCCATTACACAGAGAGGAAGGCGGCAGAGCTTGCAAGGGTGATCGTAGGAGTTGTGGAGGCTTGCCATTCCATGGGAGTCATGCACCGCGATTTGAAGCCCGAAAATTTTCTCTTCGTTAACCAATTGGAGGATGCACCCCTCAAAACAATCGACTTCGGATTGTCTATTTTCTTCCGGCCAG GAGAGATCTTCACTGATGTTGTCGGTAGCCCTTACTATGTTGCTCCTGAAGTCCTAAAGAAACGCTATGGTCAAGAGGCAGATGTATGGAGTGCTGGAGTCATCATTTATATTCTTCTTAGTGGAGTTCCTCCATTTTGGGCTG AAACAGAGCAAGGTATTTTTGAAGAGGTATTACATGGTAATGTTGATTTTCAGTCAGATCCATGGCCTAGCATCTCAGAGAGTGTGAAAGATCTAATAAAAGGAATGCTCGTTAGGGATCCCAAGCAGCGGTTGAGTGCCCATCAAGTTCTGT GTCATCCATGGGTGCAAACAGATGGAGTCGCCCCTGATAGGCCTCTAGATTCTGCTGTTCTATCTCGACTGAAACAATTCTCTGCCATGAATAAGCTGAAGAAGATGGCTATCAGA GTGATTGTTGAACATCTTTCTGAAGATGAAATTGTTGGCCTTAGAGAAATGTTCAAGATGATAGACACAGACAATAGCGGGCAGATAACATTCGAAGAACTCAAAGTTGGATTAGAGAGGGTTGGTGCAAATCTAAAGGAGTCAGAAATCTATGCGCTTATGCAAGCG GCAGATGTTGATAACAGTGGGACTATTGATTACGGCGAGTTTGTTGCTGCAACTTTGCACCTAAACAAGATAGAGAGGGAGGACCATTTGTTCAAGGCCTTCTCCTACTTCGACAAAGATGGGAGTGGATATATAACTCAAGATGAACTGCAACAGGCTTGTGAAGAGTTCGGCATAGCCGATGTCAAGCTAGAGGACATGATTAAAGAAGTTGATCAAGATAAT GATGGACGAATAGATTACAATGAATTCGTAGCCATGATGCATAAAGGAAACAATGGACTCGACAAGAAAGGGATGCAAGCGAATATCAGTATTGGTTTTAGAGATGCATTGAAGATTGGTTGA
- the LOC122005810 gene encoding probable carboxylesterase 8, translated as MEFSFKSCIAIFYGGKKSDCTAMDPYKVLRISRNADGSLTRDAIFPLSPPSSDAAVLCRDLPLDSARRTGIRLFLPLPSLPPAGSKLPVIVYIHGGGFIIFRAASSPFHGLCSRLAAALPAVVLSVDYRLAPEHRLPAAFEDALDALFWLRAHATGASAEGNLPFPLTECADFSRCFLMGDSAGATIAFHAALRAAAIQDSLAPLSIAGLVLDQPYFGGIERTDSEERLKNGKILSLAENDLMWELALPEGVDRDHEYSNPFKNEEKLFAGLRDFPPCLVRGHTGDPLLDRQKEFARLLQRRGVIVVTSLESDGCHGVELIDPSKEAEAVAEAKKFICGDGGAEAPPSAPIESQTL; from the coding sequence ATGGAATTCTCCTTTAAAAGCTGTATCGCGATCTTTTATGGCGGAAAGAAGAGTGATTGCACCGCCATGGATCCCTACAAGGTTTTGAGGATCTCCCGTAACGCCGATGGCTCCCTCACCAGAGACGCCATTTTCCCCCTTTCTCCTCCCTCCTCCGACGCCGCCGTCCTCTGCCGCGACCTCCCGCTCGACTCCGCCCGCCGCACCGGTATTCGACTCTTCCTCCCCTTACCCTCTTTGCCTCCCGCCGGATCCAAGCTCCCGGTCATAGTCTACATCCACGGTGGCGGATTCATCATCTTCCGAGCCGCTTCCTCCCCCTTCCACGGCCTCTGCTCCCGCCTCGCGGCTGCCCTCCCCGCCGTCGTCCTCTCCGTCGACTACCGCCTCGCTCCGGAGCACCGCCTGCCCGCTGCCTTCGAGGACGCCCTCGACGCCCTCTTCTGGCTCCGGGCCCACGCCACGGGGGCCTCTGCGGAGGGAAACCTCCCCTTCCCGCTCACGGAATGCGCCGACTTCTCCCGCTGCTTCCTCATGGGCGACAGCGCGGGCGCGACCATCGCCTTCCACGCTGCCCTCCGCGCGGCGGCGATCCAGGACTCCTTGGCCCCGCTGAGCATCGCTGGCCTGGTGCTGGACCAGCCTTACTTCGGAGGAATCGAGCGGACTGATTCCGAGGAGAGGCTGAAGAATGGCAAGATCCTATCTTTGGCGGAGAACGACTTAATGTGGGAGCTGGCGTTGCCGGAGGGCGTCGACAGGGACCACGAGTACTCCAACCCGTTTAAGAACGAAGAGAAGCTATTCGCCGGACTGCGTGATTTCCCGCCGTGCTTGGTCAGAGGACATACCGGAGATCCACTTCTTGACCGGCAAAAGGAGTTCGCGAGGTTGTTGCAGAGGAGGGGAGTGATCGTGGTGACGAGCTTGGAGTCCGACGGCTGTCACGGCGTCGAGCTGATCGATCCCAGCAAGGAAGCGGAGGCGGTGGCGGAGGCAAAAAAGTTCATCTGCGGCGACGGTGGAGCTGAAGCACCTCCTTCAGCTCCGATCGAATCGCAGACGCTGTAA